One genomic window of Polyangium aurulentum includes the following:
- a CDS encoding NAD(P)/FAD-dependent oxidoreductase, whose amino-acid sequence MRERASVVVVGGGIMGLSIAHHLAKNHDINDVVVLEKDYLCGGASGRNGGGVRAQFSSEENIRLMQESIRMCRDFAAEMKINVWFRQGGYLFIVRSEAGRQNLEKSVGVQNECGLGTRMLTPKEAQRIVPEMDLEGVVAASYNPDDGVVFPWPFVWGYAEVAGKLGVEIETFTEVTGFRTRGKRIEAVQTSRGEIKTSRVVNACGAWSPQIAAMLGVTLPNRPHRHEICSTEPLKPWLKPLVADLSNGLYFSQSMRGEIVGGIGNHDVPEGLDMGSSHKFLALYAKALVRTVPVLGRIKVLRQWSGCYDLTPDANPIVGPVDEIEEFYQASGFMGHGFMMAPVMGKLIAQHIAERGAQRGAQRTTQRTLPMFERWNLRRFAEGRLLSESMIIG is encoded by the coding sequence ATGCGCGAGCGAGCGAGCGTCGTTGTCGTCGGTGGCGGCATCATGGGCCTGTCCATCGCCCATCACCTGGCGAAGAACCACGACATCAACGACGTGGTCGTCCTCGAGAAGGACTACCTCTGCGGCGGCGCGAGCGGGCGCAATGGCGGCGGCGTGCGGGCGCAGTTCTCGAGCGAGGAGAACATCCGGCTCATGCAGGAGAGCATCCGCATGTGCCGCGACTTCGCCGCCGAGATGAAGATCAACGTCTGGTTCCGCCAGGGCGGCTACCTCTTCATCGTCCGCAGCGAGGCGGGCCGCCAGAACCTCGAGAAGAGCGTCGGCGTGCAGAACGAGTGCGGGCTCGGCACGCGCATGCTCACGCCCAAGGAGGCGCAGCGGATCGTGCCCGAGATGGATCTCGAGGGCGTGGTCGCCGCCAGCTACAACCCCGACGACGGCGTGGTCTTCCCGTGGCCGTTCGTGTGGGGCTACGCCGAGGTCGCGGGCAAGCTCGGCGTCGAGATCGAGACCTTCACCGAGGTCACGGGCTTTCGCACGCGCGGCAAGCGCATCGAGGCCGTGCAGACCAGCCGCGGCGAGATCAAGACGAGCCGCGTGGTGAACGCATGCGGCGCGTGGAGCCCGCAGATCGCGGCCATGCTCGGCGTCACGCTACCCAACCGCCCGCATCGCCACGAGATCTGCTCCACCGAGCCGCTCAAGCCCTGGCTCAAGCCTCTCGTCGCGGATCTGTCGAACGGCCTTTATTTCTCGCAATCGATGCGCGGCGAGATCGTGGGCGGCATCGGCAACCACGACGTGCCCGAGGGGCTCGACATGGGCTCGTCGCACAAGTTCCTCGCGCTCTACGCGAAGGCGCTCGTGCGCACGGTGCCCGTGCTCGGCCGCATCAAGGTGCTCAGGCAGTGGTCGGGCTGCTACGACCTCACGCCCGACGCCAACCCCATCGTGGGCCCTGTCGACGAGATCGAGGAGTTTTACCAGGCCTCCGGTTTCATGGGGCACGGCTTCATGATGGCGCCCGTCATGGGCAAGCTCATCGCGCAGCACATCGCCGAGCGCGGCGCCCAGCGCGGCGCCCAACGCACCACCCAACGCACCCTGCCCATGTTCGAGCGCTGGAACCTGCGCCGCTTCGCCGAGGGCCGCCTGCTGTCCGAGTCGATGATCATCGGCTAG
- a CDS encoding 3'(2'),5'-bisphosphate nucleotidase CysQ family protein has product MSEASEEREIEIVLAIAREAEALVRAIYDTPFEVEMKGPNDPVTRADREANTLICARLAERFPDDAVLAEESFPEDEAEVMALARRERVFFVDPVDGTREFADHNPEFAVMIGLAVRGRATLGVVIEPVTGVAVCGRIGAQTVAFREDSKGVRTPIRVTDERDPAAATMMVSRSHRPRLIEPLTDRLRITRVVPCGSVGVKVGRVSTGAADLYVHGGRGVKLWDVCAPEAILVAAGGRFSDLDGRRIDYAAGDLALKNGLVATNGALHGHVIDALREIRAELPPSQR; this is encoded by the coding sequence ATGAGCGAAGCGTCCGAAGAGCGCGAGATCGAGATCGTCCTCGCCATCGCCCGCGAGGCCGAGGCCCTGGTCCGCGCGATCTACGACACGCCCTTCGAGGTCGAGATGAAGGGCCCGAACGATCCGGTCACGCGCGCCGATCGCGAGGCCAACACGCTCATCTGCGCGCGCCTCGCCGAGCGCTTCCCGGACGACGCGGTCCTCGCCGAGGAGAGCTTCCCCGAGGACGAGGCCGAGGTCATGGCCCTCGCCCGGCGCGAGCGCGTCTTCTTCGTCGATCCCGTCGACGGCACGCGCGAGTTCGCCGATCACAACCCCGAGTTCGCCGTGATGATCGGCCTCGCCGTGCGCGGGCGCGCGACGCTCGGCGTGGTCATCGAGCCCGTGACGGGCGTGGCCGTCTGCGGGCGCATCGGCGCGCAGACGGTCGCTTTCCGCGAGGATTCGAAGGGCGTGCGCACGCCGATCCGCGTCACCGACGAGCGCGATCCTGCGGCTGCGACGATGATGGTCTCGCGCTCGCATCGCCCGCGCCTCATCGAGCCGCTCACCGACAGGCTGCGCATCACGCGCGTCGTGCCTTGCGGCTCGGTCGGCGTGAAGGTCGGTCGCGTCTCGACGGGCGCGGCGGATCTGTACGTGCACGGCGGAAGGGGCGTCAAGCTCTGGGACGTCTGCGCGCCCGAGGCGATCCTCGTGGCGGCGGGCGGGCGCTTCAGTGACCTCGACGGGCGGCGCATCGACTATGCGGCGGGCGACCTCGCCTTGAAGAATGGCCTCGTGGCCACCAACGGCGCCCTCCACGGGCACGTCATCGACGCGCTTCGCGAGATCCGCGCGGAGCTCCCCCCTTCGCAGCGCTAA